The Malaclemys terrapin pileata isolate rMalTer1 chromosome 19, rMalTer1.hap1, whole genome shotgun sequence genome has a window encoding:
- the LOC128826162 gene encoding transcription factor HES-5-like gives MAPSNSFMAHVEEKLLPKEKNKLRKPVVEKMRRDRINSSIEQLKLLLEKEFQRHQPNSKLEKADILEVAVGYLKQQSQLQAQMVSQNSPEQDFNTGYLQCLKEALHFLSYCEPKKEAQTRLIKHFCKAQTIPDNLCSPPMHSPPSLPCPVPRKHPSQKNIPVAVAAIWRPW, from the exons ATGGCTCCCAGCAACAGCTTCATGGCCCATGTGGAGGAGAAACTGCTGCCAAAAGAGAAGAATAAA CTGAGGAAGCCGGTGGTGGAGAAAATGCGCCGGGACCGGATTAACAGCAGCATCGAGCAGCTGAAACTCCTGCTGGAGAAGGAGTTCCAGAGACACCAGCCCAACTCCAAGCTGGAGAAAGCCGACATCCTGGAAGTAGCCGTCGGCTACCTGAAACAGCAGAGCCAGCTGCAGGCACAAA TGGTCAGTCAGAATAGCCCAGAACAGGATTTTAACACTGGTTACCTGCAGTGCCTGAAGGAAGCTCTGCATTTCCTCTCCTACTGTGAGCCTAAGAAGGAAGCTCAGACCCGGCTGATCAAGCATTTCTGCAAAGCTCAGACAATTCCAGACAACCTGTGCTCACCTCCCATGCATAGCCCACCTTCATTGCCATGTCCGGTACCCAGGAAGCATCCTTCCCAGAAGAACATCCCTGTGGCGGTTGCTGCCATCTGGAGACCATGGTAG